In one Zymobacter palmae genomic region, the following are encoded:
- a CDS encoding SDR family oxidoreductase translates to MIAITGATGQLGRHVIEWLVQAGKQQEIVALVRSPEKAASLGVDVREADYDRPDTLTRALAGVDVLLLISSNEIGQRAAQHRNVIAAAKAQGVRRIVYTSLLHADRSVLNLAEEHRDTEAVLRTSGLSYTILRNGWYTENYTDSLGSALEHGAVVGSAGNGRISSAMRKDYAEAAAKVLTHDGFDNKTLELAGDESWTLSDLAAEVSRQTGRDIPYRDLPEADYAAVLEQAGLPKPVADMIAHWDVQVAHDNALFDDQHGLSKLLGHPSTSLADAVKAALAHR, encoded by the coding sequence ATGATTGCCATAACAGGTGCAACAGGGCAGCTTGGCCGACACGTAATCGAGTGGCTCGTGCAGGCGGGAAAACAGCAGGAGATCGTCGCACTGGTGCGTTCGCCCGAAAAAGCGGCGTCGTTGGGTGTGGACGTGCGTGAAGCGGACTATGACCGCCCAGATACCCTTACCCGCGCGCTGGCCGGTGTAGACGTGCTACTGCTGATTTCGTCGAATGAAATAGGCCAGCGTGCTGCCCAGCATCGCAACGTTATTGCGGCTGCCAAAGCGCAAGGCGTGCGGCGCATCGTCTATACCAGCCTACTGCATGCCGATCGTTCGGTGCTGAACCTAGCGGAAGAGCATCGCGATACCGAGGCGGTGCTGCGGACCTCAGGGCTTTCCTACACGATTCTGCGCAATGGTTGGTATACCGAAAACTACACTGACAGCCTAGGCAGTGCGCTTGAGCACGGTGCGGTAGTGGGCAGTGCCGGCAATGGACGCATTTCATCGGCCATGCGTAAAGACTATGCCGAAGCCGCGGCGAAGGTGTTGACGCATGATGGTTTCGACAACAAAACGCTGGAACTGGCCGGTGATGAATCGTGGACGCTGAGTGATCTGGCCGCCGAAGTGTCGCGCCAGACGGGCCGCGATATCCCTTACCGCGATCTGCCGGAAGCCGATTACGCCGCAGTGCTCGAACAGGCAGGACTGCCTAAACCGGTAGCGGACATGATCGCGCACTGGGACGTTCAAGTAGCGCACGATAATGCCCTGTTCGACGATCAGCACGGGCTGTCGAAACTGCTGGGCCATCCGTCTACATCGCTGGCGGACGCGGTGAAGGCGGCACTGGCACACCGTTAA
- a CDS encoding winged helix-turn-helix transcriptional regulator → MTMTPDTLTDRLERGDVMAAQCPSRALLRHVTSQWGVLVLTVLRRGTLRYSEIRHRIGGISEKMLAQTLRTLESDGFVSRTVHPVVPPHVDYRLTAAGQEVAGRIADLVDWIEGNLGLLLSSDTASLEG, encoded by the coding sequence ATGACGATGACCCCAGACACATTGACCGATCGGCTGGAACGCGGCGACGTGATGGCCGCCCAGTGCCCATCGCGCGCGCTGCTGCGCCACGTCACTAGTCAGTGGGGCGTGCTGGTGCTGACCGTCCTGCGCCGGGGTACGTTGCGCTACAGTGAAATCAGGCACCGCATCGGCGGCATCAGCGAAAAGATGCTGGCCCAGACCCTACGCACACTCGAGAGCGATGGATTCGTCTCGCGTACCGTGCATCCTGTTGTGCCACCGCACGTGGACTATCGCCTGACCGCCGCCGGACAGGAAGTGGCCGGCCGCATAGCCGATCTGGTAGATTGGATTGAGGGCAATCTCGGCCTGCTGCTAAGCTCTGACACCGCGTCATTAGAGGGCTGA
- the grxB gene encoding glutaredoxin 2 translates to MKLYVYDHCPFCIKARMVFGLKQVPVELETVLNDDVKTPTALVGKKMVPILKKDDGTAMGESMDIVRYIDERYPMPDGEEVSCLAGPMRPEIAEWTKSVMPILMRLTMPRWVKVPLKEFATESARSYFRHNKEKMIGISFDEALAQTDSLLTELQPHLDALVPLIASPEAVNGALSEDDFTLFPVLRQLTVVKGLTFPPAVNAYLHHMAARTDIPLHTSVAL, encoded by the coding sequence ATGAAACTCTATGTTTACGACCACTGCCCGTTCTGCATTAAAGCCCGCATGGTGTTCGGTCTGAAACAGGTCCCCGTCGAGCTGGAAACCGTGCTCAACGATGACGTCAAAACCCCCACGGCACTGGTCGGTAAGAAGATGGTGCCGATCCTTAAGAAAGACGACGGCACCGCGATGGGCGAAAGCATGGATATCGTGCGCTACATCGACGAACGCTACCCGATGCCGGATGGCGAAGAAGTGTCCTGCCTCGCGGGGCCAATGCGGCCCGAGATCGCCGAATGGACGAAGAGCGTCATGCCAATCCTCATGCGCCTAACGATGCCGCGCTGGGTGAAAGTACCGCTGAAGGAATTCGCGACCGAAAGCGCACGCAGCTACTTCCGTCACAATAAGGAGAAAATGATTGGCATCAGCTTCGATGAAGCGCTGGCCCAGACCGATAGCCTGCTGACCGAACTCCAGCCTCATTTAGATGCCCTCGTCCCGCTGATCGCTTCTCCTGAAGCTGTGAATGGCGCACTGTCCGAAGACGACTTCACCCTCTTCCCCGTACTGCGCCAACTGACCGTCGTGAAAGGCCTGACCTTCCCACCAGCCGTTAATGCCTACCTGCATCACATGGCAGCCCGCACGGATATCCCGCTACACACCAGCGTGGCGCTCTGA
- the grxB gene encoding glutaredoxin 2, producing the protein MKLYVYEYCPFCIKARMIFPLKGLSFDMEVLLDDDIRTPTQLIGRKLLPILEKDDGSRMGESMDIVHYVDALPDTSAVITGKRRREIAQWCSAIEYTVYQLSMCRWGEMPVHEFSTPSAKAFYVRGKEAWVGPFKPLLRQTPELLDDVHRALAQLEPLIEADDAVNGELSLDDFSVFPLLHQLSVVKGVQYPTQVDTYRRRMAERCNIPLYDEHAI; encoded by the coding sequence ATGAAACTCTATGTCTATGAATACTGCCCGTTCTGCATCAAGGCGCGCATGATCTTTCCGCTCAAAGGGCTGTCGTTTGACATGGAAGTTCTGCTGGACGACGACATCCGTACCCCGACCCAACTGATCGGGCGCAAACTGTTGCCAATTCTCGAAAAAGACGATGGCAGCCGAATGGGCGAGAGCATGGATATCGTGCACTACGTCGATGCGCTACCGGACACTTCGGCCGTGATCACTGGCAAGCGTCGTCGCGAAATCGCTCAGTGGTGCAGTGCCATTGAGTACACGGTATATCAGCTGTCGATGTGCCGCTGGGGTGAAATGCCCGTCCACGAGTTCTCAACACCCAGTGCGAAGGCCTTCTACGTTCGTGGCAAGGAAGCTTGGGTGGGGCCGTTCAAGCCACTGCTGCGCCAAACGCCGGAACTGCTGGACGACGTACACCGCGCCCTCGCTCAACTCGAACCATTGATCGAAGCGGACGATGCCGTGAACGGTGAGCTATCGCTCGACGATTTCAGCGTCTTTCCGCTGTTGCATCAGCTGTCCGTCGTCAAGGGCGTTCAGTACCCGACACAAGTCGATACCTACCGCCGCCGCATGGCCGAGCGCTGCAATATCCCGCTCTATGACGAACATGCGATCTGA
- the gmk gene encoding guanylate kinase → MAHTPSTASLDHGALFIVSAPSGAGKTSLVKALLERVDRIGVSVSHTTRAMRPGEADGVNYHFVDDAAFEAMIARGEFFEHARVFDRYYGTSHRAVSEKRDNGEDVILEIDWQGARQTRAVCPDAISIFILPPSREALESRLQGRGQDDDEIIARRMRDAVSEMSHYDEFDYVVINDDFDEALRDFESIIRAERVRRERIGKAQAALLEALVTS, encoded by the coding sequence ATGGCACACACTCCTTCCACTGCATCCCTTGATCATGGGGCGCTGTTCATCGTGTCTGCGCCCTCCGGCGCCGGCAAGACCAGCCTAGTGAAAGCGCTGCTGGAGCGCGTCGACCGCATTGGTGTCTCCGTATCGCACACCACGCGCGCCATGCGCCCCGGCGAAGCAGACGGCGTGAACTATCATTTCGTTGACGACGCAGCGTTCGAAGCAATGATCGCTCGCGGCGAATTCTTCGAGCATGCCCGTGTATTCGACCGCTATTACGGTACGTCGCACCGCGCCGTCAGCGAAAAGCGCGATAACGGCGAAGACGTAATCCTTGAGATCGACTGGCAGGGCGCTCGCCAAACGCGTGCCGTTTGCCCCGATGCCATCTCCATCTTCATCCTGCCGCCGTCGCGCGAAGCGCTCGAAAGCCGCTTGCAGGGCCGCGGTCAGGACGACGACGAGATCATCGCGCGCCGCATGCGCGATGCCGTCAGCGAGATGTCTCACTACGATGAATTCGATTACGTTGTCATCAACGATGACTTCGACGAAGCCTTACGCGACTTCGAAAGCATCATCCGCGCAGAGCGCGTGCGCCGTGAACGTATCGGCAAAGCACAGGCCGCTCTGCTCGAAGCGCTTGTCACTTCTTGA
- the rpoZ gene encoding DNA-directed RNA polymerase subunit omega: MARVTVEDCLENVENRFQLVMIASKRARQLARGSRTPDLPWENDKPTVMALREIAAGQVDVSVLEEPLEAMPQRRMPQTDSNV; this comes from the coding sequence ATGGCACGTGTAACCGTCGAAGACTGCCTCGAAAACGTCGAAAACCGCTTCCAACTGGTCATGATCGCCAGCAAGCGCGCTCGTCAGCTGGCCCGCGGCTCCCGTACCCCCGACCTGCCTTGGGAAAACGACAAACCGACCGTCATGGCACTGCGTGAAATCGCTGCCGGTCAGGTCGATGTCAGCGTGCTCGAAGAACCGCTCGAAGCCATGCCGCAGCGTCGCATGCCTCAGACCGACAGCAACGTATAA
- a CDS encoding RelA/SpoT family protein encodes MFTIDDLADRLGSYLPDDEIRQVKRAFYFAEQAHDGQRRRSGEPYVTHPLAVANILANMHMDHQSLMAAMLHDVIEDTHVPRDALAKQFGEDVANLVDGVSKLAKIAFQDKAVAQAENLQKMVLAMSRDIRVIIVKLADRLHNMRTLGSLRPDKKRRIARETLELYARIASRLGINTIQIELEDLAFKAIHPMRAERIQRAVAAARGTRRSMMQNIQHRLQEGLDDAGLQSKVHGRQKHLMSIYRKMRSKQRSFNELMDVFGFRIIAQNIDDCYRILGIVHRLYKPVPGRFKDYIAIPKANGYQSLHTTLFGLNGFPIEVQIRTRDMDTMANNGIAAHWLYKAGQTDRPLGDGSHARAQEWVKNLVEIQRNAGSSLEFIEHVKNDLFPDDIYVFTPKGHIMELPHNATAVDFAYAVHTDIGNSCIACRINRHLASLSAPLTSGQTVEIITAPGATPNINWLSFVVTAKARASIRHYLKHQERSDSVQLGRRLLSKALSAFGTRLEELPPGRMEAFLHEEQLENVDDLLHAIGLGNRISYSTARRLVDEQMTLDNPTLPQQDALEINPHNVAVHFARCCYPLPGDEVIGHINAGRGLEVHRRECQQAQKFYRREADQCLALVWPNTLDEDFPSALRLDVATRRGLLAELTERIDSSDADVEQIRIQEHDARLSVVTLTLAVRDRVHLARVIKRLRGVPGLERITRVINTPAAPSTPV; translated from the coding sequence ATGTTCACTATCGATGATCTGGCGGACCGCCTAGGCAGCTACCTGCCCGATGATGAAATCCGACAGGTCAAGCGGGCCTTCTACTTTGCCGAACAGGCACACGACGGTCAGCGTCGCCGCTCAGGCGAACCGTACGTTACCCACCCGCTGGCCGTTGCCAATATCTTGGCGAACATGCACATGGACCATCAAAGCCTGATGGCCGCCATGCTGCATGATGTTATCGAAGACACCCATGTGCCGCGCGATGCGCTGGCTAAACAGTTCGGCGAAGATGTCGCCAACTTGGTGGATGGTGTATCGAAACTGGCCAAGATTGCGTTCCAAGACAAGGCCGTTGCGCAGGCGGAAAACCTCCAGAAGATGGTGCTGGCAATGTCGCGTGACATTCGCGTCATCATCGTCAAGCTGGCCGACCGTCTACACAACATGCGCACGCTGGGATCGCTCCGCCCCGACAAGAAACGCCGTATCGCTCGCGAAACGCTGGAGCTGTATGCGCGCATCGCCAGCCGTCTGGGCATCAACACCATCCAGATTGAGCTTGAGGACCTGGCCTTTAAAGCCATCCATCCCATGCGCGCGGAACGCATCCAGCGCGCGGTGGCCGCAGCACGCGGTACGCGCCGCTCAATGATGCAGAATATCCAGCACCGCCTGCAGGAAGGGCTGGACGATGCGGGCTTACAGTCCAAGGTGCATGGGCGCCAGAAGCACCTGATGTCGATCTACCGCAAGATGCGCAGCAAGCAGCGTTCCTTCAACGAACTGATGGATGTATTCGGCTTCCGCATCATTGCGCAGAACATCGACGACTGCTATCGCATTCTCGGCATCGTGCACCGGCTCTACAAGCCGGTACCGGGCCGCTTCAAGGACTACATTGCCATTCCGAAGGCCAATGGCTATCAAAGCCTGCATACCACACTGTTCGGCCTTAACGGGTTCCCGATCGAGGTGCAGATCCGCACCCGCGATATGGACACCATGGCCAACAACGGGATTGCGGCGCACTGGCTCTATAAGGCAGGCCAAACCGACAGACCGCTGGGCGACGGCAGCCACGCACGCGCTCAGGAATGGGTCAAAAATCTGGTCGAAATTCAGCGCAATGCCGGCAGCTCGTTGGAGTTCATCGAACACGTCAAAAACGACCTGTTCCCTGACGATATTTATGTGTTCACACCTAAAGGACACATCATGGAGCTGCCGCACAACGCGACGGCCGTCGACTTCGCCTATGCTGTGCATACCGACATCGGCAACAGCTGCATCGCCTGCCGCATCAACCGTCACTTGGCCTCACTGTCAGCACCGCTGACCAGTGGGCAGACGGTTGAAATCATCACCGCTCCCGGTGCGACACCCAATATCAACTGGCTATCGTTCGTGGTAACTGCCAAGGCACGCGCATCGATCCGCCACTACCTGAAGCACCAAGAACGCAGTGATTCTGTCCAACTGGGGCGTCGTCTACTCAGCAAGGCGCTCAGCGCCTTCGGAACGCGGCTTGAAGAGCTGCCACCGGGCCGCATGGAAGCCTTCCTCCATGAGGAGCAGCTTGAGAACGTCGATGATCTGTTGCATGCCATTGGACTGGGCAACCGCATTTCCTATAGCACGGCACGGCGCTTGGTCGACGAGCAAATGACGCTCGACAACCCTACGCTGCCGCAGCAGGATGCACTTGAGATCAATCCGCACAACGTAGCGGTCCATTTCGCGCGCTGCTGCTATCCGCTGCCGGGCGACGAGGTGATCGGGCATATCAATGCGGGACGCGGGCTAGAAGTGCACCGCCGTGAATGTCAACAGGCACAGAAGTTCTACCGCCGCGAAGCTGATCAGTGCCTAGCGCTGGTATGGCCCAACACGCTGGACGAGGATTTTCCCTCGGCACTGCGACTGGATGTGGCAACACGCCGCGGTCTGCTGGCCGAGCTGACGGAGCGCATCGACTCTAGCGATGCCGACGTCGAGCAGATCCGCATTCAGGAACACGATGCCCGCCTGTCGGTGGTCACACTGACGCTGGCGGTACGCGACCGCGTCCATCTAGCACGCGTCATCAAGCGATTGCGCGGTGTTCCGGGGCTAGAGCGCATCACACGCGTCATCAACACCCCTGCGGCTCCCAGTACGCCAGTGTAA
- a CDS encoding RidA family protein, which translates to MSNRAAIHTDKAPAAIGPYSQAIKAGNTIYLSGQIPLDPATMTLVDGGIEAQARRVFENMAAVCKAAGGSLGDMVKLNLYLTDLANFEAVNEAMKEFFDAPYPARAAIGISQLPKGSLLEAEGIMVLGD; encoded by the coding sequence ATGAGCAACCGTGCTGCCATTCACACTGACAAAGCCCCTGCAGCGATCGGTCCTTACTCACAGGCCATCAAGGCAGGCAACACCATCTACCTGTCCGGTCAGATTCCGCTCGACCCGGCAACCATGACGCTGGTCGACGGCGGCATCGAAGCCCAGGCACGTCGTGTTTTCGAAAACATGGCGGCTGTCTGCAAAGCCGCAGGCGGTTCCTTGGGCGATATGGTCAAGCTCAACCTTTACCTGACCGATCTCGCCAACTTCGAAGCCGTTAATGAAGCGATGAAGGAATTCTTCGACGCACCGTATCCGGCACGTGCGGCCATCGGCATCAGCCAGCTTCCGAAAGGCAGCCTGCTCGAAGCCGAAGGCATCATGGTACTGGGCGACTGA
- a CDS encoding SDR family oxidoreductase — MNSTTLILGCGDIGSALGERLLAAGHRVIGARRHPERLPSGITPLAFDVTQPPEALPDADILVYAVSAERFEESAYKTAYPEGLDAVLTLAEQQKRPPRHVFFVSSTSVYDQNQGEEVDEESATEPKGFSGRLMLEAERRLLASPLPGTVVRLSGIYGHGRERLIRQVGEGRIAPQVPMLYSNRIHRDDAVNVLAWLIERVIENDTLDDCYLASDLEPAPLHDVMTWLAQELKVEPHDYIQSPLRRRSSKRCSSARLVRQGYRFLYPTYRDGYRQILKARG, encoded by the coding sequence GTGAATTCTACAACGCTCATACTCGGTTGTGGTGATATCGGCAGCGCACTCGGCGAGCGCCTGCTCGCGGCAGGCCATCGCGTGATCGGTGCGCGGCGTCATCCTGAACGGCTACCTAGCGGTATCACACCGCTGGCCTTCGATGTGACACAACCGCCGGAGGCGTTACCCGATGCCGATATTCTAGTCTATGCCGTCAGCGCCGAGCGTTTCGAGGAATCGGCCTATAAGACGGCCTACCCCGAGGGGCTGGATGCCGTTTTGACGCTGGCAGAGCAGCAGAAGCGTCCGCCGCGTCATGTCTTCTTCGTGTCATCGACATCCGTATATGACCAGAATCAGGGTGAAGAGGTCGATGAAGAGAGCGCAACGGAGCCCAAAGGGTTTTCGGGACGATTGATGCTTGAAGCTGAGCGCCGACTGCTGGCGAGTCCGCTTCCGGGAACCGTGGTACGGCTGTCTGGCATTTACGGCCATGGCCGTGAAAGATTGATCAGGCAGGTCGGAGAGGGGCGCATCGCGCCGCAGGTCCCCATGCTGTATTCCAACCGCATTCACCGTGATGATGCGGTTAACGTACTGGCCTGGCTGATCGAGCGCGTTATCGAAAACGATACGCTGGATGACTGCTATTTGGCATCGGACCTTGAACCGGCCCCGCTGCACGATGTCATGACGTGGCTGGCGCAGGAGCTGAAGGTCGAGCCGCACGACTATATCCAGTCGCCGCTGCGTCGGCGCTCAAGCAAGCGGTGTAGCAGTGCTCGGCTGGTGCGCCAAGGGTATCGCTTCCTGTATCCCACCTATCGTGATGGGTACCGGCAGATCCTTAAAGCGCGCGGCTAG
- a CDS encoding hydrogen peroxide-inducible genes activator yields the protein MTLTELRYIVTLSQERHFGRAAERCFVSQPTLSVAVKKLEEELGVALFERSKSTVQVTPMGERIVAQAHRVLEQANVIKELAHKGRDQLSSPLRIGAIYTVGPYLFPHLVPALNELAPQMPLYIEENTTGLLRRKLRAGELDVIIVALPFTEPDVLTKPLFEEPFEVLLPAGHPWLERESIDREMLSEERVLLLGEGHCFRDQILDACPALAHQINHPDKALVAEGGSLETIRHMVASGLGITVLPKMATGVHEYDSGMLATRPFSNPAPGRSIAVAWRTSFPRPKAIDVLTNAIGHCQPLGEAPGSSNLELPEHRR from the coding sequence ATGACTTTGACAGAACTGCGCTACATCGTGACGTTGTCCCAAGAACGCCATTTCGGCCGTGCAGCCGAACGCTGCTTCGTCTCGCAGCCGACGCTTTCGGTCGCGGTCAAAAAACTTGAAGAAGAACTGGGCGTCGCCCTGTTCGAGCGCAGCAAGTCCACGGTGCAGGTCACCCCAATGGGGGAGCGGATCGTGGCACAGGCGCACCGCGTCCTCGAACAAGCCAACGTCATCAAAGAACTGGCGCATAAGGGGCGAGATCAACTCTCCAGCCCGCTGCGCATCGGCGCCATCTATACCGTCGGTCCATACCTCTTTCCGCATCTGGTGCCTGCACTCAACGAGCTAGCGCCACAGATGCCACTCTACATCGAAGAGAACACGACCGGGCTGCTGCGTCGCAAGCTGCGCGCGGGTGAGTTGGACGTCATCATCGTGGCGCTGCCGTTCACCGAACCGGACGTGCTCACCAAACCGCTGTTCGAAGAACCGTTCGAAGTGCTGCTGCCCGCGGGGCACCCGTGGCTGGAACGCGAATCCATCGACCGCGAGATGCTAAGCGAGGAGCGCGTGCTGTTGCTGGGTGAAGGGCACTGCTTCCGCGATCAGATTCTGGATGCTTGCCCAGCGCTTGCCCACCAGATCAATCATCCTGACAAGGCACTGGTGGCAGAAGGCGGATCGCTGGAAACCATTCGCCACATGGTGGCATCAGGTCTCGGCATTACCGTACTGCCGAAGATGGCCACTGGCGTGCACGAATACGATTCTGGCATGCTGGCAACGCGTCCGTTCAGTAACCCTGCACCGGGGCGCTCGATTGCCGTGGCGTGGCGTACTAGCTTCCCGCGTCCAAAAGCCATCGACGTGTTGACCAATGCCATCGGGCACTGCCAGCCACTGGGAGAGGCTCCGGGAAGCAGCAACCTCGAACTGCCCGAACACCGGCGCTAA
- the recG gene encoding ATP-dependent DNA helicase RecG: MRTLDADITTLSGVGDALAAKLERLGIQRVMDLLFHLPLRYQDRTRVVPIASLRAGQEAVIEGEVTAADIVQGRRRSLLVRLRDGSGVVSLRFFHFAMAQVQQFTRGTRVRLFGEARTGSTGIEMYHPEYQLLDSVHDAPAPDDALTPIYPTTEGLTQPRLRALVKQALSMLDDTPEALPELVPAALRQRFSLMDIHTALRTLHRPPPNVTQDDLLTGAHPAQRRLIIEELLAHQLSLRQVRLDIQQDQAPALADGHTLQARFLAQLPFSLTSAQQRVLAEIGRDIERTTPMLRLVQGDVGSGKTVVAAMAALQAAANGCQAAIMAPTEILAEQHFRSFSQWFEPLGIKVAWLSGKLKGKARLDSKAKIESGEAQVIVGTHALFQPDVTFHRLGLAIIDEQHRFGVHQRLSLREKGEVAGITPHQLIMTATPIPRTLAMSAYADLDVSVIDELPPGRTPIATVAVSDSRRHEVIQRIERACEAGRQAYWVCTLIEESDALACQAAEATRDMLKEALPAFEIGLVHGRMKATEKADVMAAFKAGDIDLLVATTVIEVGVDVPNASLMIIENAERLGLAQLHQLRGRVGRGQIDSYCVLLYHPPLSDTSRERLGVMRDTNDGFRIAEKDLEIRGPGEVLGTRQTGLMSLRIADLGRDRALLDQVHALADTVMAQAPETAPALIERWLGNDRNRYGQV, encoded by the coding sequence ATGCGCACGCTTGATGCCGATATCACGACGCTTTCCGGTGTAGGCGATGCGCTGGCTGCCAAGCTGGAACGCTTGGGCATTCAGCGCGTGATGGATCTGCTGTTCCATTTACCGCTGCGCTATCAGGACCGCACCCGCGTGGTACCCATCGCATCGCTGCGCGCAGGGCAGGAAGCGGTCATCGAGGGTGAAGTCACCGCTGCGGATATCGTACAGGGCCGTCGCCGCAGTCTGTTGGTACGGCTGCGTGACGGCAGCGGTGTCGTTTCGCTGCGCTTCTTCCATTTCGCGATGGCGCAGGTGCAGCAGTTCACGCGCGGCACGCGAGTAAGGCTGTTCGGTGAGGCACGGACGGGCAGCACGGGTATCGAGATGTATCATCCCGAATACCAGCTGCTGGACAGCGTGCACGATGCTCCGGCCCCCGATGATGCGCTCACACCGATCTACCCCACCACAGAAGGGCTGACCCAGCCGCGTCTGCGCGCGCTGGTCAAACAGGCACTGTCGATGCTCGACGACACCCCTGAAGCCCTTCCCGAACTGGTGCCGGCCGCTCTGCGTCAGCGCTTCTCGCTGATGGATATCCACACCGCGCTGCGCACACTGCATCGCCCCCCCCCTAACGTCACACAGGATGATCTGCTAACCGGCGCACATCCGGCTCAGCGGCGTCTAATCATCGAAGAACTGCTAGCGCACCAGCTCAGCCTGCGTCAGGTGCGTCTCGACATTCAACAGGATCAGGCCCCTGCACTCGCTGACGGACACACGCTGCAGGCACGCTTTCTAGCCCAACTTCCTTTCTCACTCACGTCCGCTCAGCAGCGGGTGCTGGCTGAAATCGGCCGCGATATCGAACGCACCACCCCCATGCTGCGCCTCGTACAGGGTGACGTCGGCTCAGGAAAAACGGTCGTGGCCGCTATGGCCGCGCTACAGGCAGCCGCAAACGGCTGTCAGGCGGCGATCATGGCTCCCACCGAGATACTGGCCGAGCAGCACTTCCGCAGTTTCTCGCAGTGGTTTGAACCGCTGGGCATCAAGGTGGCTTGGCTGTCCGGCAAGCTAAAGGGCAAGGCACGCCTCGACAGCAAGGCAAAGATCGAAAGTGGCGAAGCACAGGTGATCGTCGGTACCCATGCACTGTTCCAACCAGACGTTACGTTTCATCGCTTGGGGCTAGCGATTATCGACGAACAGCACCGCTTCGGCGTGCACCAGCGGCTATCGCTGCGCGAAAAGGGCGAAGTCGCAGGCATCACTCCGCATCAGCTGATCATGACGGCTACCCCCATTCCACGCACGCTGGCCATGAGCGCCTATGCCGACCTTGATGTCTCGGTGATTGACGAGCTGCCACCGGGCCGAACGCCAATCGCCACCGTGGCGGTATCAGACAGCCGCCGCCATGAGGTTATCCAGCGCATCGAACGCGCCTGCGAAGCGGGCCGCCAAGCGTACTGGGTCTGCACATTGATCGAAGAATCCGATGCGCTCGCCTGCCAAGCCGCCGAAGCCACACGCGACATGCTGAAGGAAGCGCTGCCTGCATTCGAGATCGGCCTCGTGCACGGCCGGATGAAGGCCACAGAAAAGGCCGATGTGATGGCCGCTTTCAAGGCCGGTGATATCGACCTGCTGGTCGCGACGACCGTGATTGAGGTCGGCGTCGACGTGCCCAATGCCAGTCTGATGATCATTGAGAACGCCGAACGGCTGGGGCTGGCGCAGCTCCACCAGCTGCGTGGGCGCGTCGGACGCGGTCAGATCGACAGCTATTGCGTGCTGCTCTATCACCCGCCGCTGTCTGACACCTCTCGCGAGCGTCTTGGCGTGATGCGTGATACCAACGACGGTTTCCGTATCGCTGAAAAGGATCTGGAAATCCGCGGACCGGGCGAAGTGCTGGGGACACGCCAGACAGGCCTGATGAGCCTGCGTATTGCCGATCTGGGACGCGATCGAGCGCTGCTTGATCAAGTGCACGCACTTGCCGACACGGTCATGGCACAAGCACCTGAAACCGCGCCGGCACTGATCGAGCGCTGGCTGGGCAACGACCGTAACCGCTACGGACAAGTATAG